A part of Gossypium hirsutum isolate 1008001.06 chromosome A07, Gossypium_hirsutum_v2.1, whole genome shotgun sequence genomic DNA contains:
- the LOC121232209 gene encoding protein STRICTOSIDINE SYNTHASE-LIKE 3, producing MTPVGILGILFLLLALYCGTDPFKHSAISEFPDFEAYKVDMPPWEMVPTVRDKDNLLQKSEIKFLNQVQGPESIAFDPLGRGPYTGVADGRIVFWDGEKWNDFAHTSSNRSELCNPKPSPLSYLPNEHICGRPLGLRFDKKTGDLYIADAYLGLLKVGPEGGLATSLVTEANGVPLRFTNDLDIDDEGIVYFTDSSSKYQRRNFKQLIFSSENGGRLIKYNPHTKETTILMKNLQFPNGVSLSKDGTFLVCCEGCPGRLLKYWLKGEKAGTWEVFAILPGFPDNIRTNRDGEFWVAINSRRSKYAHILGLHPKVRKFILKLPISTKVQVLLHVGGKLHAQVVKYSPEGKLLRILEDSEGKVMKAVSEVDERDGKLWLGSVLMPFIAVYDLD from the exons ATGACGCCAGTGGGAATTCTTGGCATTCTGTTTCTGCTGCTGGCACTATACTGTGGGACAGACCCTTTTAAGCACAGTGCAATCTCTGAATTCCCCGACTTTGAGGCTTACAAGGTGGATATGCCTCCATGGGAAATGGTTCCAACGGTTAGGGACAAGGATAATTTGCTTCAGAAATCGGAGATTAAGTTCCTGAACCAGGTTCAAGGCCCTGAGAGCATTGCATTTGACCCTCTTGGCCGTGGTCCTTACACTGGTGTTGCTGATGGTCGCATTGTCTTCTGGGATGGTGAAAAGTGGAATGATTTTGCTCATACTTCCAGCAATAG GTCAGAACTTTGTAATCCAAAGCCATCACCTCTGAGTTACCTACCAAATGAGCATATCTGTGGCAGGCCTTTGGGCCTTCGATTTGATAAGAAAACTGGTGATTTGTACATTGCCGATGCATATTTGGGGTTGCTGAAGGTTGGTCCGGAAGGCGGATTAGCGACATCACTTGTAACAGAGGCAAATGGGGTGCCCCTGAGGTTTACCAATGACCTTGACATTGATGATGAAGGAATCGTATATTTTACTGATAGCAGCAGCAAATACCAAAGAAG GAACTTCAAGCAGCTAATTTTTTCTTCGGAGAATGGTGGGAGGCTTATCAAGTATAACCCACATACAAAGGAAACCACTATCCTTATGAAAAATCTCCAATTTCCTAATGGTGTATCCTTAAGCAAAGATGGTACTTTTCTTGTATGTTGTGAAGGATGTCCTGGCAG ATTACTCAAATACTGGTTGAAAGGTGAGAAAGCGGGGACTTGGGAGGTGTTCGCCATCTTACCAGGATTTCCCGACAACATCCGCACAAACAGAGATGGCGAATTTTGGGTCGCAATTAACTCTCGAAGGTCCAAGTACGCTCATATATTAGGATTACACCCAAAAGTTAGGAAGTTCATTCTGAAGCTCCCCATCTCAACAAAGGTTCAAGTCCTGCTTCATGTTGGGGGTAAGCTGCATGCACAAGTCGTCAAATACAGCCCGGAGGGAAAGCTTTTACGGATTTTGGAGGATAGTGAAGGCAAGGTCATGAAAGCGGTTAGTGAAGTCGATGAGAGGGACGGAAAACTTTGGCTAGGGAGTGTTCTAATGCCCTTTATTGCAGTTTATGATTTGGATTGA